The following are from one region of the Paenalkalicoccus suaedae genome:
- a CDS encoding DeoR/GlpR family DNA-binding transcription regulator — protein MLKQERQQKILEILEDEHKIIASDLSRRLTVSEDTIRRDLKELDKQGLIKRVHSGALRIGPPVVDFTTRQQMSNEIKVSLAKKAMELIHDDMVLLIDGGTTNLQFVKNLPSTLRATIITNSPPIAMALGDREDIEVIMIGGTLFKQSMVNLGIDTVEALDSIRADLYIMGVYNIDPHIGISVPSISEALVKRKMVNISTKTLAMVTSDKLDTVSNHIICPTNQLTYLVTENVKESVRKLYDKQDIFVVE, from the coding sequence GTGCTTAAACAGGAACGCCAGCAAAAGATTTTAGAGATATTAGAAGACGAGCATAAAATCATTGCAAGTGATTTAAGCCGAAGATTAACTGTATCAGAGGATACAATACGAAGAGACTTAAAAGAATTAGATAAACAGGGGCTCATCAAACGCGTTCATAGCGGAGCTCTCCGCATCGGACCTCCGGTTGTCGACTTTACAACAAGGCAGCAAATGTCTAATGAGATTAAAGTTAGCCTCGCAAAAAAAGCCATGGAATTAATCCATGACGACATGGTCTTGCTCATTGATGGCGGCACGACAAATCTGCAGTTTGTAAAAAATCTTCCATCAACATTGCGTGCAACCATAATCACTAACAGCCCTCCGATTGCAATGGCACTCGGAGACCGCGAAGATATTGAGGTCATTATGATAGGTGGCACGTTATTTAAACAATCTATGGTCAACCTAGGTATCGACACTGTCGAAGCATTAGATTCTATTCGCGCAGACCTCTATATAATGGGTGTTTATAATATTGACCCTCACATCGGTATTAGCGTACCTAGTATTTCAGAAGCTCTCGTCAAGCGAAAAATGGTGAATATCTCAACAAAAACACTCGCAATGGTAACGTCTGATAAACTCGATACAGTGTCTAATCATATTATTTGTCCAACAAATCAGCTAACGTACCTCGTTACAGAGAACGTAAAGGAATCTGTCCGTAAACTGTATGATAAACAAGATATTTTTGTAGTAGAGTAA
- a CDS encoding IS256 family transposase, with translation MGMVKKDRNAKASELAKQILETYEPESVQDMQEALKDIFGPMFESMLKGEMNHHLGYQSNSKEEKESLNRRNGYGKKTLQTSSGELDIQVPRDRDGSFEPLLVPKRKKNLSEMEDKVISMYARGMSQRDISSTIEEIYGFSISHEMVSDITDSVMPDLEEWQFRPLQSCYSFLFVDCMYTTIRNHHETRKYAVYTILGYTLEGKKEILGLWLNETESKHKWMQIFDEIKSRGVEDIFFISMDGVSGLEEGAKAVFPEVVVQRCIVHLIRNSVRYVPYKDYRAFTKSLKTVYGAPNLKACRKAFDEFEKQWTQYPGAIDVWRRNLQHVEQLFDYGSAIRRIMYTTNAVESVHSSFRKVTKKGAFPHENALLKLLFLRIRELEVKWATGFVPNWAQVLNQLLINESLQTRAAKYLE, from the coding sequence ATGGGTATGGTGAAAAAGGATCGAAATGCTAAAGCGAGTGAGTTGGCAAAACAGATACTAGAGACGTATGAGCCTGAATCCGTTCAAGATATGCAGGAAGCCCTTAAAGATATCTTTGGTCCAATGTTTGAATCTATGCTAAAAGGCGAGATGAATCACCATCTAGGTTACCAATCTAACAGTAAAGAAGAGAAAGAATCACTAAACAGAAGAAATGGTTATGGGAAAAAGACGCTTCAAACGAGCTCTGGTGAACTGGACATTCAAGTGCCACGTGATCGAGACGGATCATTTGAACCTCTTCTTGTCCCAAAGCGTAAAAAGAATCTCTCTGAGATGGAGGATAAGGTAATCTCGATGTACGCGAGAGGTATGTCACAACGTGATATCTCCTCTACAATTGAGGAGATCTATGGCTTTTCCATCTCTCACGAGATGGTCTCAGACATCACAGACAGTGTGATGCCAGATCTTGAAGAGTGGCAGTTCCGTCCACTTCAAAGCTGTTATTCATTTCTGTTTGTAGACTGTATGTATACCACCATTCGTAACCACCACGAGACGAGAAAGTATGCCGTTTATACGATTCTCGGTTATACACTTGAAGGTAAAAAAGAGATTTTAGGTTTGTGGCTAAATGAAACAGAAAGTAAACACAAATGGATGCAGATCTTCGATGAGATTAAGTCCCGAGGTGTCGAAGACATCTTCTTTATTTCAATGGATGGTGTCAGTGGATTAGAAGAAGGCGCTAAAGCCGTCTTCCCAGAGGTCGTGGTCCAGCGTTGTATTGTTCATTTAATACGCAACTCTGTCCGTTATGTACCTTATAAAGACTATCGTGCTTTCACTAAATCTCTTAAAACCGTTTATGGTGCTCCAAATTTGAAAGCTTGCCGAAAAGCCTTTGATGAGTTTGAGAAGCAATGGACACAATACCCAGGCGCTATTGATGTCTGGAGAAGAAACCTTCAACACGTTGAACAGCTTTTTGATTATGGCAGTGCGATTCGAAGAATCATGTACACCACCAACGCGGTCGAAAGTGTTCACTCCAGCTTTAGAAAAGTCACTAAAAAAGGAGCATTCCCCCATGAGAATGCTTTATTAAAACTACTCTTTTTACGGATTAGAGAATTAGAAGTGAAATGGGCAACTGGCTTCGTTCCTAACTGGGCCCAAGTATTAAATCAGCTATTGATCAATGAAAGCCTACAGACTAGGGCTGCCAAGTACCTGGAGTAA
- a CDS encoding MFS transporter gives MNWKAPFLLLVGVGISNIGAWVYLLALNILVFTMTGSPFAVAVLYMLIPLASLATDVWAGSFIDRLNKRTMMIGLDVVRAGLILCVAFVDSLVVIYVLVFLINMASSIFESTSLVYMTKLVPGENRQRFNSLRNFIQSSGFIIGPSVAGILFVVSSPETAIVVNAVALLVSAFIIILLPDLDPRKEDEVFERVTFAVVKEDLRTVLAFGRSNGYVTWVYVLFGMFGVFLAGIDSLEVAFATSVLLFSESAYGFLVGIAGLGMVVGSLVNAGFAARLRVSVLMGVGAVVTPVGYLVFAFAESFLVAAIGFFVLTFAMTFAHVGFLTFYQARIPVEILGRFTNLVGMIEAVGAIVVVFGVGVLAEWLGIRAVYVGSSVAFLALGVYVCRVVIGVREEERVRVSA, from the coding sequence ATGAATTGGAAGGCTCCGTTTTTACTGTTAGTTGGAGTTGGGATTTCGAATATTGGTGCGTGGGTGTATTTGCTCGCGTTGAACATTTTGGTGTTTACGATGACGGGCTCGCCGTTTGCGGTGGCAGTTTTGTATATGCTGATTCCGTTGGCGTCGCTCGCCACGGATGTGTGGGCGGGGTCGTTTATCGATCGGCTTAATAAGCGGACGATGATGATTGGACTGGATGTGGTGCGTGCGGGGTTGATTTTATGTGTGGCGTTTGTTGACTCGTTGGTCGTGATTTATGTGCTGGTGTTTTTGATCAACATGGCGAGCTCGATCTTTGAGTCGACGTCGCTCGTGTACATGACCAAGCTTGTGCCGGGGGAAAACAGGCAGCGGTTCAATTCGTTGCGTAACTTCATTCAATCGAGTGGCTTTATCATCGGACCGTCGGTTGCGGGAATTCTGTTTGTGGTGAGTTCACCGGAGACGGCGATCGTGGTGAATGCGGTGGCGCTTCTAGTGTCGGCGTTTATTATCATACTGTTGCCGGATTTAGATCCGCGGAAGGAAGACGAGGTGTTTGAACGTGTGACGTTTGCTGTTGTGAAGGAGGACTTGCGGACGGTGCTCGCGTTTGGACGGAGTAACGGCTATGTGACTTGGGTGTACGTGCTGTTTGGGATGTTTGGCGTATTTTTAGCTGGAATTGATTCTCTTGAGGTCGCGTTCGCGACGAGCGTGTTGTTATTTTCTGAATCGGCATATGGATTTTTAGTTGGCATTGCAGGTCTCGGCATGGTTGTTGGGTCGCTGGTAAACGCAGGATTCGCCGCGCGGTTGCGGGTCAGCGTGTTGATGGGAGTCGGAGCAGTCGTGACGCCGGTGGGGTATTTGGTGTTCGCGTTTGCGGAATCGTTTTTGGTGGCGGCGATCGGATTCTTCGTGCTGACGTTTGCGATGACGTTTGCGCACGTTGGATTCTTGACGTTTTATCAAGCGCGGATCCCGGTGGAGATACTGGGGCGGTTCACGAATTTAGTCGGGATGATCGAGGCGGTCGGGGCAATTGTGGTGGTGTTTGGCGTTGGGGTGCTTGCGGAGTGGCTCGGCATTCGGGCGGTGTACGTCGGGAGTTCGGTGGCGTTTTTGGCGTTAGGCGTGTATGTGTGTCGGGTTGTGATTGGGGTGCGTGAGGAGGAAAGAGTGAGGGTGTCTGCTTGA
- a CDS encoding SDR family NAD(P)-dependent oxidoreductase, whose amino-acid sequence MDQPAHKITDFSMDFFNLKGKTAIVTGGNSGIGQGFTLALAKAGADIFIVSMEDDPLTKELVEAEGVRYHLKIADITKDGACREIVEECIDTYGKVDILMNNAGISINEPDVTKFSRLQWDKMVSVNLTAPFELSHEVAKYMIPQRSGKIINTCSLFSYLGGKWSPAYAATKHGLAGFTKAYCDELAGYNIQVNGIAPGYFATDVTAATRANLESNQRVLDHIPANRWGNILDLMGAVVYLASDASNYVNGTLLNIDGGYLVR is encoded by the coding sequence ATGGATCAACCGGCACACAAAATAACGGACTTCAGTATGGATTTCTTCAATCTGAAGGGAAAGACAGCGATCGTCACAGGTGGCAACTCCGGCATTGGACAAGGCTTCACGCTCGCACTTGCAAAGGCTGGAGCTGACATTTTTATTGTCAGCATGGAGGATGATCCTCTGACAAAGGAGCTTGTTGAAGCGGAAGGTGTTCGCTATCACCTCAAAATTGCCGACATTACAAAGGATGGAGCCTGCCGTGAGATCGTAGAGGAATGCATCGACACGTATGGCAAAGTGGATATCCTCATGAACAATGCTGGCATCAGTATCAACGAACCAGATGTCACGAAGTTCTCTCGATTACAGTGGGACAAAATGGTGTCCGTTAACTTAACCGCGCCATTTGAGCTCTCGCATGAGGTTGCAAAGTATATGATTCCTCAGCGGAGCGGCAAAATTATTAACACGTGCTCCCTATTTTCTTACCTCGGAGGTAAATGGTCTCCGGCATATGCGGCGACAAAGCACGGCCTAGCAGGCTTTACGAAGGCCTATTGCGACGAGCTCGCGGGGTACAACATTCAAGTAAACGGGATCGCGCCTGGCTATTTTGCGACCGATGTTACCGCTGCAACGCGCGCGAATCTCGAGAGCAATCAACGCGTGTTAGACCATATCCCAGCCAATCGTTGGGGAAATATTTTAGATTTGATGGGAGCTGTTGTGTATTTAGCAAGCGACGCATCTAATTACGTCAACGGTACGCTCTTAAACATAGACGGCGGGTATTTAGTCCGCTAG
- a CDS encoding FAD-binding oxidoreductase: MSTQMINDLISMLSEDQVETNDEALYDASADRYKKYAKAMNKLDVPAPIAIVYPLSKEDISAILKYCNENNINVIPRSGKTGTEGGLENWKETSLVVDGSRMNNIIKIDSYNMQATVQTGVKLQTLEDELRKIGYTTGHSPQSKPVAQFGGLVATRSIGQFSTLYGAIEDMVVGLEAVFPDGHISKIKNVPRRSGGPDIRHIVIGNEGALCYVSEVTVKIFKFSPENTTFHGYLLDDVETGIKILREVMVNGYRPSVARVYSEEDARQHFEHFYKEKCVLIFTSEGPKGIVEATNHGIEEAVKKFESGIVEKVNPSEIETWFNNLNWDQSRIDREIQDMLDKKTHDGFTTEISADWENVVHIYNNVINRIRNEFDRADDLTMLGGHSSHSYLNGTNMYFVYNYEINCEPEEELMTYHHPIHEIIIEETIKMGGSMCHHHGIGKYRSEWTKDEHGSAYYMLEKLKEAFDPNGIMNHGTIFPQPNEIKKYIRNK, encoded by the coding sequence ATGAGTACACAGATGATTAACGACCTTATTAGCATGCTATCAGAAGATCAAGTTGAGACAAACGACGAGGCGCTTTACGACGCGTCGGCGGACCGCTACAAAAAATATGCGAAAGCAATGAACAAACTCGATGTGCCAGCACCGATTGCGATTGTGTATCCCCTATCAAAAGAGGATATCTCCGCTATTCTAAAATACTGTAACGAAAACAACATCAACGTGATCCCACGTAGCGGGAAGACAGGTACAGAAGGTGGACTTGAGAACTGGAAGGAAACAAGTCTTGTTGTAGACGGCTCACGCATGAACAACATTATCAAGATTGATTCCTACAACATGCAGGCTACTGTTCAAACAGGCGTTAAGCTACAAACGTTAGAGGACGAGCTTCGTAAGATTGGCTATACAACAGGACACTCTCCTCAGTCGAAGCCAGTAGCACAGTTCGGTGGACTAGTTGCGACGCGTAGTATCGGTCAGTTCTCGACATTATACGGCGCTATCGAAGACATGGTTGTTGGTCTTGAAGCTGTCTTCCCAGACGGGCATATTTCTAAAATCAAAAATGTCCCACGTCGTTCTGGTGGACCGGACATTCGCCACATCGTTATCGGCAACGAGGGCGCGCTTTGCTACGTATCCGAAGTGACCGTGAAGATCTTTAAGTTTTCTCCTGAAAACACGACGTTCCATGGCTATCTACTTGACGATGTAGAAACTGGTATTAAAATCCTACGCGAAGTCATGGTAAATGGCTACCGCCCGTCCGTTGCTCGCGTTTATTCCGAAGAGGATGCGCGCCAGCACTTCGAGCACTTTTATAAGGAAAAATGCGTGCTGATCTTTACAAGCGAAGGGCCGAAGGGCATCGTCGAAGCGACGAATCACGGGATTGAAGAGGCCGTTAAAAAGTTTGAGAGTGGCATCGTGGAGAAGGTTAATCCGAGCGAGATCGAGACATGGTTCAACAACCTTAACTGGGACCAGAGCCGCATCGACCGCGAGATTCAGGACATGCTCGATAAAAAGACGCACGATGGCTTCACGACCGAGATCTCTGCTGATTGGGAAAATGTGGTGCACATCTACAACAACGTTATCAACCGTATTCGCAACGAATTTGACCGTGCGGACGATTTAACGATGCTAGGTGGACACTCTTCTCACAGCTATTTAAACGGAACGAACATGTACTTCGTGTACAACTACGAGATTAACTGTGAGCCTGAAGAAGAATTGATGACGTACCACCACCCAATTCATGAAATCATCATTGAAGAAACGATTAAAATGGGCGGTTCTATGTGTCACCACCACGGAATTGGAAAGTACCGTTCTGAGTGGACGAAGGATGAACACGGCTCTGCTTACTACATGCTAGAGAAGCTCAAAGAAGCATTTGATCCTAACGGGATTATGAACCACGGCACGATTTTCCCGCAGCCGAATGAAATCAAGAAGTATATTCGCAACAAGTAG
- a CDS encoding FGGY-family carbohydrate kinase — protein MTTRYVMGIDNGSQSTKVAIYDLDGQEVAFGSATLRETLTPKPGVVVHPEEDLWDSVKAGMDDCLSNFNGDKKAIEAIGLCTIRCCRVLLQEDGELASPVQSWMDERLSKPYEHTDDSVQYVTTTSGYLGLRMTGEHRDTAANCEVYWPLDWETLDWSTDEQVMKDNGLSRDMLFDLVKPGEALGTLRAELAEEFGLGKIPVVATANDKAVEALGAGIQNPQSIMISLGTFISAMSSHDHYFEDAKTFFPTLASVPHKFVYESTGIRRGLWTVSWFKRLIGEEITKEAEQEGVSVEDILNLRAADIAPGSDGLITMLDWLASPDTPYRKGVMIGFDQRHTRYHMYRSILEAIAYEMKNNIDAMADEVGLDLREVVVIGGGSKSNVMMQILSDVFGLPVHRRKGSSVACLGAAICATTYLGVYEDFDAATSSLVQNDSTFETDARNHAFYTNVNDSVVKHVRQHTDSILKRMHPIFS, from the coding sequence ATGACGACTCGATATGTAATGGGGATTGATAACGGTTCACAGAGCACAAAGGTCGCCATCTACGACCTCGACGGACAGGAAGTCGCCTTTGGATCCGCCACGCTTAGAGAGACGCTCACGCCAAAACCTGGCGTGGTCGTCCATCCTGAAGAGGATCTATGGGATAGCGTGAAGGCTGGAATGGATGACTGCCTCTCAAACTTTAACGGAGACAAAAAGGCGATTGAAGCGATCGGTCTATGCACGATCCGTTGCTGTCGCGTACTCTTGCAGGAGGACGGAGAGCTCGCCTCCCCGGTCCAAAGCTGGATGGATGAGCGGCTCTCGAAGCCGTACGAGCATACGGACGATAGCGTTCAGTATGTCACGACCACGTCCGGCTACCTCGGTCTGCGCATGACGGGCGAGCACCGAGATACCGCGGCTAACTGCGAAGTTTACTGGCCATTAGACTGGGAGACGCTCGATTGGTCGACGGATGAGCAGGTTATGAAAGACAACGGTCTGTCGCGCGACATGCTGTTTGACTTAGTGAAGCCCGGAGAGGCGCTCGGCACGTTACGCGCTGAGCTCGCGGAGGAATTCGGCCTGGGTAAGATCCCCGTCGTGGCAACGGCAAACGATAAAGCCGTCGAAGCACTCGGCGCTGGGATTCAGAATCCACAGTCGATTATGATTTCGCTCGGCACGTTTATCTCAGCGATGTCGTCTCACGATCATTACTTTGAAGACGCCAAAACGTTCTTCCCAACGCTCGCGTCCGTTCCACATAAATTCGTTTACGAATCGACTGGAATCAGACGTGGTCTTTGGACCGTTAGCTGGTTTAAGCGGTTGATTGGTGAGGAAATTACGAAGGAAGCGGAGCAAGAAGGCGTCTCTGTCGAGGATATATTGAACCTTCGCGCAGCGGACATCGCTCCTGGTAGCGATGGATTAATTACGATGCTCGATTGGCTCGCATCACCCGACACGCCTTACAGGAAGGGCGTTATGATCGGCTTCGACCAGCGCCATACGCGCTATCACATGTATCGCTCGATTTTAGAAGCTATTGCTTATGAAATGAAAAACAATATTGATGCGATGGCGGACGAAGTTGGTTTAGATCTGCGAGAAGTCGTCGTCATCGGTGGCGGTTCGAAGAGTAACGTGATGATGCAAATCTTATCAGACGTTTTTGGACTTCCCGTCCACCGCCGCAAGGGTAGTAGCGTCGCATGCCTTGGCGCCGCCATTTGTGCCACGACCTATCTAGGCGTTTACGAGGACTTCGATGCCGCGACGAGTTCTCTCGTGCAGAACGACTCTACCTTCGAGACAGATGCCCGGAATCACGCGTTTTACACAAACGTCAACGATTCCGTCGTCAAACACGTGAGACAGCATACCGACAGCATTTTAAAGCGCATGCACCCTATTTTTTCTTAA
- a CDS encoding SIS domain-containing protein, whose translation MIKIVTDKLTTLEVDVHEKLSELVKTDQRMKIVDAADHCGVSPSKVSKLVRKLGFENFKQYKTYYSGENVTQQPVKHSSEIERLTQFLADFDHALVEDFVSTFDQYQKIILFGLGPSFICAEYFAYKLATVSQKNITVAQSEGFAERIADDQTLLVVFSVTGQFSSFERLFANVKQQGTSIMLLLEEYVNIEDTNPDYVFHLSKYHQASDLKPYEKTRTSFFIFIEEVVSLLIRRQRGEIG comes from the coding sequence GTGATTAAAATTGTAACAGACAAATTAACAACCCTCGAAGTAGACGTGCACGAGAAGCTCTCCGAGCTGGTCAAAACGGATCAACGCATGAAAATCGTCGATGCCGCTGACCACTGCGGAGTGTCGCCATCCAAGGTGTCAAAGCTTGTACGAAAGCTCGGGTTTGAAAACTTTAAACAATACAAGACGTACTATAGTGGCGAGAACGTCACGCAACAGCCAGTAAAGCACTCATCCGAAATCGAACGCCTCACCCAGTTTTTAGCTGATTTCGATCATGCACTTGTGGAGGACTTCGTTTCGACGTTTGATCAGTATCAAAAAATCATTTTATTCGGTCTCGGCCCATCCTTCATATGCGCCGAATATTTTGCCTACAAGCTCGCTACCGTATCACAGAAAAATATCACGGTCGCACAAAGCGAGGGCTTCGCCGAACGTATTGCAGATGATCAGACGCTCTTAGTCGTCTTCTCTGTCACCGGCCAGTTCTCCTCGTTCGAGCGACTATTTGCGAACGTCAAACAGCAAGGCACGAGCATCATGCTCTTACTCGAAGAATACGTCAACATCGAAGACACCAATCCCGACTACGTCTTCCACCTATCCAAGTACCACCAAGCATCCGACCTAAAGCCATACGAAAAAACACGCACCAGTTTCTTCATCTTCATCGAAGAAGTCGTAAGCCTCCTGATTCGCAGGCAGCGCGGGGAGATAGGCTAG